The Verrucomicrobiota bacterium genome includes a region encoding these proteins:
- a CDS encoding pseudouridine synthase yields MRINQFLASAGQGSRRSCERLIIEARVSVNGKPLIKLGAKIDPDKDRVCVDGKPVKAAGHQYYLLNKPAGFVCTKNDELNRRTVYSLFPEEYSHLFTVGRLDRDSEGLIILTNDGDFSNRLTHPRYKIPKIYEVLLDSDPNPEDVRKFLKGVYIKIEEDAPMKRATAEKVFRVANKHYELTLVQGYKRQIRQMFLAIGHPVRKLRRIQIGNLRLGNLRSGLFRSLKPSEVKSLLEYQPPKKIKKAPPVFKSPFKKTKSKTSRL; encoded by the coding sequence CGTTTCAGTTAATGGAAAACCATTAATCAAACTCGGAGCAAAAATAGATCCGGACAAAGACCGTGTATGCGTGGATGGTAAGCCTGTCAAAGCGGCAGGGCATCAATATTACCTTTTGAATAAACCGGCTGGATTCGTTTGTACGAAAAATGATGAACTCAACCGTCGGACCGTCTATTCACTCTTCCCTGAAGAGTATTCCCACCTTTTTACAGTCGGCCGTTTGGACAGGGATTCAGAAGGACTCATTATTTTGACGAATGATGGTGATTTTTCGAACCGGCTCACCCACCCACGCTATAAAATACCTAAAATTTATGAGGTCTTACTGGATTCTGACCCAAATCCAGAAGATGTCCGAAAATTCCTCAAGGGCGTCTATATTAAAATAGAGGAGGATGCCCCCATGAAAAGGGCAACAGCAGAAAAAGTCTTCCGTGTTGCAAATAAACACTATGAACTAACCCTCGTACAAGGATATAAGAGGCAAATCCGCCAAATGTTCTTAGCAATCGGACATCCTGTACGCAAATTGCGCCGCATCCAAATAGGGAACTTACGCTTGGGCAATTTGCGCAGTGGCCTCTTTAGAAGCCTCAAACCTTCAGAAGTAAAAAGCCTCTTGGAGTATCAGCCACCGAAGAAGATCAAAAAAGCCCCTCCTGTATTTAAATCCCCTTTTAAAAAAACAAAAAGTAAGACTTCCCGACTCTGA